A genome region from Pseudanabaena sp. Chao 1811 includes the following:
- a CDS encoding Uma2 family endonuclease, which produces MTTAIQSSVIETVTSQRMTLAEFLASPESDQNYEFIDGQVIRKMSPKRFHASLQAELLIFLRTLFQGKGFVYPEWGIVLTRNDQDWCPVPDLTYISIERLPSDVGNEMCPVPPELVIEIMSEGQTFKEFVAKAGDYLKSGILRVWVIDPMSRTFTVFYPDRPPETYQGDRLLTDELFPDLAVTAEQFFVKAGI; this is translated from the coding sequence ATGACTACAGCGATTCAATCGTCAGTGATAGAGACAGTAACATCACAGCGAATGACATTGGCGGAATTTTTGGCAAGCCCTGAGTCTGATCAGAATTATGAATTTATCGATGGTCAAGTTATCAGAAAAATGTCACCAAAAAGATTTCATGCATCTTTACAAGCAGAATTATTGATTTTTTTACGAACTTTGTTTCAAGGCAAAGGTTTTGTTTATCCTGAATGGGGAATAGTGCTAACACGCAACGATCAAGATTGGTGTCCCGTACCTGATTTGACCTACATTTCGATAGAACGATTGCCTAGTGATGTCGGTAATGAAATGTGTCCAGTACCGCCAGAGTTAGTAATTGAGATTATGTCAGAAGGACAGACTTTTAAGGAATTTGTGGCAAAGGCTGGTGATTATTTGAAGTCTGGAATATTACGAGTATGGGTTATTGATCCGATGAGCAGAACTTTCACGGTATTCTATCCCGATCGTCCACCTGAAACTTATCAAGGCGATCGCCTATTAACCGATGAGTTATTCCCAGATTTAGCAGTGACAGCAGAACAGTTTTTTGTGAAAGCAGGAATTTGA
- a CDS encoding Uma2 family endonuclease — translation MTVTIPIKSIDLRHGSAIAIHSQSWHDCEDILNELGEDRHTRIAYYQGTLEIISPLSQHERPHRLARYIVTAILDAQGRDWEDFGSTTFYRKGSAGVEPDTCLYITNSPLVRDCQERIDVDIYPPPDLAIESDVTSKTLLSAYEAISVPEVWIYRNDSLQIFLLTDGHYLESESSLLFPDIPINTLIPQLVNQAIAIGTSAMLREFRKSLI, via the coding sequence ATGACCGTCACTATTCCCATCAAATCTATTGACCTACGACATGGTAGTGCGATCGCCATTCATTCTCAGAGTTGGCATGATTGTGAAGACATCCTTAATGAGCTAGGTGAAGATCGCCATACTCGCATTGCATACTATCAAGGCACTTTAGAGATTATCTCCCCATTATCCCAACATGAGCGTCCCCATCGTCTCGCGAGATATATTGTAACGGCAATTTTAGATGCGCAAGGGAGAGATTGGGAAGATTTTGGCTCAACTACCTTTTATCGAAAAGGAAGTGCTGGTGTGGAACCTGATACTTGTCTGTATATTACCAATTCACCTTTAGTGCGTGATTGTCAAGAACGTATTGATGTGGATATCTATCCGCCACCTGATTTGGCGATCGAGTCGGATGTCACTTCTAAGACCTTATTATCTGCTTACGAAGCGATCTCCGTGCCTGAAGTTTGGATTTATCGTAATGATAGTTTGCAGATATTTTTACTGACCGATGGACATTATCTAGAGTCAGAGAGTAGTTTGCTTTTTCCAGATATACCAATCAATACCCTAATTCCACAGCTTGTAAATCAAGCGATCGCGATCGGTACAAGCGCCATGTTAAGAGAGTTTCGCAAATCTCTAATTTAA